Below is a genomic region from Spongiibacter nanhainus.
GTGCACACATCGGCGGCGGTATTGATATGGGCCTCCAAGGCGTGGTGTTGAGGAATGTCGCCGGCAAAGTGGTGATCCGCGTAAAACACCTTGGCACCATTGTCGAGTGCACGCTGAAGGCCATCGCGATTTTTATCCAGGGAAACATCCAGCACGGTCAGCTGATCACCTTCACCGGCCTCCACGCGATTGAGCAGAGCGATATCCCGCTTTACCCCACTGACCAGCTGACTGGCCACCGGGTTTGCCAACCGCAGTTGAAGAAGCGAACACAGCCCGTCCGCGTCACCATTAAAGACATCAATCTGACTCATAAACTTTTTCAGCCTTCCCGGTTGAAGATGGTCGCACCCAAGCCCTGAACACGACATAACACACTAAGTCTGTGATGCTAGAGGCTTAGTTTCAATAAGTAAAACGGGATATGAATATACTCAGTATCGGCATTTTCGATAGTAGAGGCTGCGCGAAGTGGCGATAGCCCTCAGGCCCAGCGCGCTCACCGTTGACCTGCGCGCCCACGGTTGAAAGGAAGGCTCCATCAATTTATGGGAAATTGAGACGTCAAACCTGACAATGCCTGCGCAAAAACAGGGTCACAAGCACGAGGGTTCAGGCTCACCGTTCGCCCTTATGGGGCGTACCGACTAGGCCGACTAGGACAGACTCTGGTTGATGGCTGCAAGCGCATCCATGGGCTTATCGCTGCGGGTAATCGGGCGGCCGACCACCAGATAGTGGCTGCCCATTTCAATGGCACGCGCCGGGGTAGCGATGCGCTTTTGATCCCCCGAGTCCGCTCCCTCGGGCCGGATACCCGGTGTCACCAGCACAAAATCCTCACCCCGCTGCAGTTTCAGCATCTCTACCTCCCAGGCTGAACAGACCACGCCATCAATGCCACTTTCTGCCGCCAATGCAGCTAGGCGCGAGACCTGCTCCTGGGCATCCGCCTGTACACCGATGTGCTTCAGCTCCTCTGAGCTCATTGAGGTCAGTACCGTGACCGCCGTGAGCAAAGGGGCGTCCTGCCCAAAAGGCAGTAGTGCTTTCCGAGCGGCAGCCATCATTTTAGCGCCACCACTGGCATGCACATTGACCATCCACACACCCAGATCGGCGGCGGCCGCGACAGCCGCTGCTACG
It encodes:
- the pyrF gene encoding orotidine-5'-phosphate decarboxylase, translated to MSVSSPVIIALDFPELASVEQFVAQLDPAQCRLKVGKELFTRFGPDVVRRLQSQGFEIFLDLKFHDIPNTVAAAVAAAADLGVWMVNVHASGGAKMMAAARKALLPFGQDAPLLTAVTVLTSMSSEELKHIGVQADAQEQVSRLAALAAESGIDGVVCSAWEVEMLKLQRGEDFVLVTPGIRPEGADSGDQKRIATPARAIEMGSHYLVVGRPITRSDKPMDALAAINQSLS